The nucleotide window AAGCATAAGCACCTTCCATTCTCTCTTTACCAACTCTGTCTGCAGCCCAATACATGTCTGAGGTTGCATGTGTAGGTTGTACTGATGGTAAGATGTTATCGAAATTTTTAAAATCTTCTGGACTGATAATTTGTGCATGTTCTATTCTCCAACGTCTATTTTTTTTATTTTTTAAAACATCTTTATAAGTTTTTACTAACCAAGTATTAGCAGAATCTCCAATTGCATGTGTGTTCATTTGAAATTCAGAAGCAGCAATTTGTCTTGCAATTTCTTGATATCTTTCAGGACTATAAATCAAAGCTCCATAATGATTATCTCTATCTGAATACGATTTTCTCATAGCAGCACCTCTAGAACCTAAAGCTCCATCACCATAAACTTTGAATGATCTTACATTTAGGTAATCTGTTTTATAAGTTCCCTTATTTAAATAGTAATCAATTTGTTCTTGTTTATCACCAGAAATCATAGCGTAAATTCTCATTTTTAACTTTTTGCTATTTTGCAATTCATCAATAAGTTCTATGGTGTTTCTGTCTAAACCAGCATCATCTACAGTGGTTAATCCATAAGAAAAACAGATGTCTTGCGCATCTAGTAAACCTTTAATGGCAACTTCTTTAGAAACTGAAGGTAGCTTTATAAAATCCATTGCAGCATCAATTAAAACTCCAGTAATTTTACCATCCTTTTTAATGATTTCTCCACCAGAAACTTCTGTTTCATTTGTAATTTCTGTTAAATCTAAGGCAGCTTGATTTACTAATAGTGCATGACCATCAACCCTAGTTACTGCAACAGGTGTTGTAGGAAATAGCTCATCTAATTTCTCTTTAGTAGGAAATTCTTTTATTTCCCAATCATTTTGATCCCAACCACGACCTGTAATATAGGTAGTGTTTTTTTCTTTTTGAAACGCTACTAATTTTTGAAGCACATCATCATAACTAGTTGTGCCCTCCAAATCTACTTTCTGTTGTTGTAAACCCATTCTATAAAAATGACAATGAGCATCAATTAAGCCAGGAACAATAGTTTGGTTTTTAGCATCAATAATATTGTCTGATTGGTATTTATCTTCAATTTCTGAAGTAGTACCCACAGCAATAAATTTACCATCTTTAATCGCAAATGCTTCTTCATTATCAAAAGATGAATTTACTGTGTAGGCATTTGCATTTACAACAATTAAATCTGCTTGCTCTTTTTGACAAGAGGTAATTAAAAGTATAAAAATAAAAAGTGGGTATAAATTTTTCATTTGATATAAATTAAGCGTTGATATATATTAAATAAGCACCATAAATCAGAACAAATTGAAATGGTATCCTTACAATTGCTATAGTTTTTGAGCCAATAGCTGGTCTTTTTTTAGTGACATCCCAAATATGTATGGGTAATAAAAAAATCAATAAAAAGATAATTCCTAAAGCTGCAAATTTTTGGGTTTGAGGAAAAAACACACCTAAACCTAACACCAGTTCAATAAGCCCAAAAATATAATTTACTAGTTTTTTTGGAAAGATATCAGGTATAAAATGTTTAAATATATTTGGTTTAATAATATGCATGATTCCTGCATATGAGAAAAATCCACCAAAAATTATTTTCAATACAATGATTACTATATCCATCAGATTATAATTTTACAGGTGTATCTCCATAGAGATATTTGTCCATTAAATAAACAATACTAGCCATAGATGCACTACCTAATTCTAACTCTCTTTTATTTACTTTATCAAAAGTATCTCTGCTAGTATGATGATAATCGAAATAACGTTGTGAGTCTGGTCTGTAACCTACTAAGGTTACATTTTCATCTTTTAAAGGACTAATATCTGCACCTGAACCTCCTTTTTCTATGTCATGTAAACCATAAGGAGATAATAGTTTTTTCCAGCTTTGTAAAAGAGTTGTGTTTGCAGAATTTGCATCTATAGAGAAACCTCTTGGTGTATGACCACCTGAATCTGATTCTAAGCCACCTATATGATTTTCTTTGTTTAGCGTAGCTAATTCAGCATATTTTTTAGCTCCTCTTGTGCCATTTTCCTCGTTCATAAAAAACACGATTCGAATTGTGTTTTTAGGTTTTATGTTGTTTTTTTTAAATAGATAAGCTACTTCTAATGATTGTACAACTCCTGTACCATCATCATGTGCACCTTCTCCTAAATCCCAAGAATCTAAATGCCCACCAACTACAAATATGTTTTCTGGTGTTTCACTACCTCTAATTTCGCCAACTACATTAAAAGAGGGTGCATCTGGAAGTGTTTCGCAGTTTTGCTTGAAATAGAATTTTAAATTAGGATTTGAAATTAAATCTTTGCTCAAATTTTCTGCAGCAAGAGAGCTTATTGCAGCTGCAGGTATGTGTTGTTCTGCAGGTAAATCTCCATAACTCATAGTTCCTGTATGAGGAAAATCGTCTATTGAGTTGGTCATAGATCTTACAATTACACCTTTTGCTCCAAATTTACCACAAATTGCAGCTCCTCTAACTCTTTGATCTACACAACCACCATAAGCTTTAAATGTGTGTATTAAGGTGTTGTCAAAAGGTCTATTAAAGAAGACTATTTTATCTTTCATTTTATCTCCTAAAGCTTCTGCTTCCTCTAAACTTTTAACTTCTATAACTTCTGCCAAAACTCCAGAATTAGGTGTTGCTACAGAAAAGCCTAAGGCACAAATAGCTACGTTTTTTTGAACACCATTTGTTGTGTAGGTAGCAATTTCTTTTTCACCTCTAACCCAATGAGGAACCATAACAGGTTGCAGCCAAATTGAATCTAATCCTACTTCATTCATTACTTTTTCTCCCCATTCAACAGCCATTTGGGCTTCTGGAGAACCAGATAATCTACCACCAACATTTTGCGTTAAATCTCTTAACCATTCATAAGATTTACCATTGGTTAAAGCAGTGTTAAAAAAGGTCTTAATATTGGTTGAATCTGATTTTTCTTCAGCAGTTAATTGATTGTCATCTATGGGTTTTTCTTGTTTTTCATTACAAGAAATCATTAAAAGTGAAAGAGAAAGAAAGAAAAGAATTTTTTTCATTTTGTAGTTTTTTTATTCAGTTTATAAAACTACGAAAATCAAGAGAGATTATAAGAACAATTTAGAAGGATTTAAACTTGCTCTAATAGTTTAACAGACTCTTTATAAATGTATTTATATTTCTTCTTGTTAGTTTCAATCATATTATCGATTTCAGAAATAATTACATCTAGCGTATTTTTTGCATCATCTTTGTTTTCCTGTCTGACCAAAAAGCGAGCGAATTCAAGTCTTTCAGGATAGTTGGAGTACCTAATATTGGTTTTTTTAAACTCAATTTCGGCTTTATCATTAAAACCACATTTTTCTAAAGAAATAGCATAAATACAAATGGTGCCTTTAAAGAATTTGTCTAAATCTATTTGATCTGCACATTCAACAACTTTTTTATAGTTCTTAAGTTCAAAATAGCACTTTGCCAATTTGTTTAGAGTGTGTTTGTCTTGATGCACGTTAGATTCTAATGCTTTTTCGTAAAATAGAATGGCTTCTGGGTAGTTTTTATTCTCTCTATAGGCGTCTGCCAAATTAGATTTATTTTGAAAAGAATCTGCAAATTTTAGCTTTTCTTTGAGATCTTTTATCTTTTTGCCTGGGTTTAAAGAGTTTCTAATTTTATCATTAGCATTCGAAATATTTCTGCTACTTACAATTTCTAGAAAAAAGTAAACTAGAGCTCCAATTACAGGTACAAAAAAAACGATGAAATACCAGTAGTAATCATTTCTGCTTTTATAAATATGAAAGATACAAAACGCTTGGAAAGCGATTAATAGGTAATAAATCATAGAGGCACAAATATAATTAAAAACTTAGGGGATACTCTTGGCTTTTTAGATAAGTTGTGCTTTTTGTCTGTTAATTGATAATTTACTAGAAATCAAACTTATATGTAAGGCCTCCTAAAACTTGAAAACCTTGTACATTAAAGTTGGTAAACCTTTGATAATTGTTATTTAAAACGTTGTTTAGTTTTACGAAAGCAGAGAATTTATCTGAGAAGTGATACCCACCATTTAAATTCACATCTACAAAAGAATCTAGCGTTTGCGAACCACTTATGTTAAAAGATGAGCCTGAATAAAGGACATCTTTACGTTCACCTACAAAAAATATGTTTGCATGTGTGTACCATTTGTTGGTTTTGTATTTTGCATTGAAAGAGGCTTGTAGATTAGGTAGATTCCATGCTTCAGCTTCTGTTGTTGATTCAAAATTATCAAACTGAAAACTAGAAGAAAGCGTTAATTGTTTATTTACATCGTATTCTAATTCAGTAGCCAAAGAAATCGTTCTTACATCATCATAAACTACAGAGAATGAGTTGCCATATTCGTAACCTTTAAAGAGAACTCCATTGTTACCATTATTTGCTCCATTAGATTTTGAGTAGTTTTTTATAAACAAGGCTTTGTCTTCTTCTTCTTTAACAGTTGCAGATAAATTATAACTTATACTTTTATTAATAACTCCATTTAAACCTAAAAAGGCATTGTATTTTTCATTGGTTTGGGTAATGAATTGAGTTGGACTTATAAACGGATTCTGGTCAGATAATTCTTTGTAAGTATTAGTATTTAAATTTCCAAAAACACCTGCGTAAATGGTAAGATTATCTTTTATAATCGGTTTTTGAATTTGTATGTCTGGATACACTAAAAAGTGATTCACTTCATTTTCTGTGTCAAAAGCAGCAAAGAATTTAAAGCCTAGTTTTAATGCAAAGTCACCAAAGGTAGCTTTGTATTCAGGATTTATTTTGGCAGTGAATAGTGAATAATCTATGGTGTTTGAATTGGTAAATTCACTTGTAAAAGTACCTCCTAGATATTCTAAACCTGTTTTTACTTGTAAATTTTTTAAACTAGGATTCAGAAAATCTATAGGTAAATCAAAATTAGTGTTGAAATTGAATAAATACTCAGAGCTGCTATAATCATCAGCAAAATAAGCTAAAGAAAGCTGACTACTAGTGATATAAGCGTCTATAAAATCAAGGTCACCTACCAAATTGAAGTAATTATAGGTTTGACTTTCATCTATATTATTAGTTGCTGTTTCAGTAAGTGCAGTTTCATCAATTCCATACCAATTGTAGGTATTTCTTTCTCCATTTAAAGTGATGGTCCAATCAAAATAGCGTTCTTCTTTCTTGTAGAATATAGATGCATTTAAATTACTAAAATCGCTATTTAGTTTTGTGTTCTGGATATTATCTAATGAGCCTGTATATTTGGCAGATAATCCAAATTCACTTTGAAAACGTGTGTAATTATGTAGGTACGTTTCTACATAAGGCGAATTAAAGTTTCCATAACCTAAAGCTAAAAAGTTGTTGTAAATGCGTTCTTTTACGCCAACATCTATACTTTTTGCAACACCACTTTTTGGAATAAAAGTAGAAGCAACTGGAGCTGAAAAAATAGTGTAAGAAAGTTTTTTCTTTTTACTTTTTGATGAAAGCTCTATAGTTGGGTTTTGCTTTATTTTATTAGCGTCTGCAATTTTAGGATTGTATTTTGTAACTACTTCTACAACCTCTGTTTTTACAGTATCTATTTTACTGTTTTTTTTAACTGGTTTTTTACTTTGAGCATAAGAACTAAATACTCCTAAAACCAATACAAATATGAATAAACACTTTTTCATTATTATTTATTTTTAGGAGTTACTGAATTGTTTGTTTTAGCTTCACTTTCCTTAATGGTCTTCAATTCTTGCTTAGCTTCAGTTACAATATCTTCAAATTGACCAAAATTTTTAATAATATTTTCTAGAATAAAAGTGGCTTGGTAAGCATCTTCTAAACTATAATAATTCTTAGCCATAATAATGTAGCTTTTTACACCCCAATATTTGTAATTGCTATAATTAGCAATAAGTTCTTGAACAATTTTTGTTGAATTTTCATATTGTTTTTCAGCATTTAAGAAGTATGCTTTATAGTATAATGTTTCTGCCTTTAATTCACCATCAGCAGTTTGTTCTATAGTGTTAAAATACTCTTTTGCAGTTTCAAAATCTTCTGTTTTAAACGCAGTTCTTGCAATAATAGTTTTAGCATCTAAAATTACTTCATTATCTAATTTATCTTTAGATAAAACTTTTTTTGCATAATCTAAAGCTGCTTCGTTTTTGTTTGAGGTTGCATAACCTTTCATTAAATTACTTTGCGCAAATAAAATATTATCAGAACTATAGGCTTCTTGTTCTAAACGTAATAAATACGGTTCAGCATCATTAAAATTATTTTCTTGTAAATAGATTTGAGAGAGTTTTGCTAAAGCATCTTCACTAAATTCGGTTTGTCCAGCATCTAAAACTGTTTTGTATTTATCTATAGATTGATTGTATAATTCTTCTTTAAATAATATATCTGCTAAATAATAATTCGCTTTTAAACTATTTTTTCCAGTTGGAAAGTTTCTTAAGTATTTTTTTAAACTAAGAATACTACCATCATTTTTGCCTTCAAAATACTTGCGCTCTGCAATTGCAAAGGTTGAGTTTTCTAATTCAGAATCTGAGACTTCAACAAAATTTAATGTCTTAGTCCAAGCTACATATTCATTCAGTTTATCTTCATCTACATAAATATTTTTGGCATTTCTAACTGCTTCTAAAGCATCAGAAGAATTAGGATATTCTTTTGCTACCCTTTTAAAGTTTTTTAGTGCTAATGAGTTTTTATTTTGATTATAATACAACAGTCCTTCACGCACTAAAGCTCTAGGAATAAATATACTTTTAGGATGTTTTTCTAATAACCTCTTGTAAGCTTGATGCGCCTTTTCATTACTATTAAGCTTGGTGTAAGTGCTTGCCAATTGAAATAATGCATCATCTTTTAAAGAAGAAATTTGATAGTTGTTAATCACCTTTGTTAAGGCATCAACTTTAGATTCGTTGGCATCTTGAAAGCCATAACTCATTCCTATTTGATACATAGCATAATCTGCATCTAAACCAGAATTATCTATAATAATCTTATAAGCTATAATAGCTTTTCCATAATTTCTAATGGCAAAATAACTATCTCCTAAACGTAAATAAGTATCATCAATAATGGTTTTATCGATATTATTTTTAGCCGAAAATTGATTAAAAGTTAAAGCAGCTTTATCATAATCTTTTAACTTAAAATGACAATAAGCAATATTGTATTCCAATAAAGGAAACTCAGCATTATTTGAACTTCTAAGATTGTTATTTAAGTTGATAAATTTAGAAAGTGCCTCTTCATAATTTTCTAAACGATATAAAGTTTCTGCTTCCCAATAACTAGCTTTTTTACTTATCTCATCAGTTTTAGATTTTTTTGCAGTTGTAAAATAACTTAATGCTTCCGCTGTTTTTTTCTCATTAAACAACTGAATTCCTCTGTATAGAGATACCTCTAAACTCAGGCTTATATTTTCGTTAGTTTTTTTCTTTTTTAAATAGTCTAAAGCACCTTGGTAATTATTTTGATGAATAAAAGATGATACAACCAATTCATTGATTTCTGTATACGATTTAGAGTTAGGATACGCTTTTAAATAATTCTGTAAAACATCAGAGACATTCTCAAATGGATTACCTTCTTCATAACTAAGCTTTGCATAATTTAAAGCTGCATCTTCTTTAATGCTTAAATTGTAGCTCATTTCACTTGCAGTTTTAAATGCATTAAGAGCTTCATTTTTCTTTTCTAAATTTAAGTAACATTCAGCCAAATGATAGTAAGCATTTTGTGCTACTGCATTCTGTTGAGCTATAATTTTATTAAAGTAACTAACAGCATTTATAAAATCGTTTTGTTTGTAGAAAGCATAACCTAATTGATAATAATCAGTATTATTCCATTTACCACTTTTACCTTTATAAGCCTTTAAATAAGGTATAGCATCTTCGTATTTATTTAGGTTAAAATAACTCTCACCAATAATTTTTGAAATCTCTGAAGCCTCTTTTCTTTTAGCTGTTTTTAAAAGTTCTTTACCCACTTTTATACATCTTTCAAAACTACCAGACTTAAAACTAATATCTAATAGATAGTAAGAAATCTCTGCTTTGTAAGAATCATTATCTGCAATTTCTTTTAAGGTAGATTCTGCAATACCATAATCTTCTAGTTTGTAAGAAATATATCCATAGTAATATCTAGAATCATTACCATATTTGGCATCATTAATTAGAGGTAAAAACTTGTCTTTGGCTAAATCTAAACGCTTAGCAACTAGCAAACCATACCCCATTTTAAAGTTGATTTCTTTTTGGTTTTCTTTAGATAACCCTTCTAAATTTACTTTTTGATACCATTTTAATGCATGAGCTGCTTTTTTGTTGGCAAAATAGTAGTTACCTACATTAAAGAAAGCTTTGTTTTTTTTATTACTTGCAGGATATTTTTCTACAAAAGCCAATACTTTTTTATCTGCATCTGTTTGATTTAGTTTAATGCCACACATTGCATTATAGTAACTGGCATCAGCCATTAAATTACTTTTCGGTGATGCACTATTTTCTACAATTGCAAATGTCTTTTGAGCTGCAGCATAAGCCTTATTGTTATATAACTTTAGTGCATTATTAAAATTAGCTTCTGCATTAACGTTAACAATTGATTGCTGTGCAAACACTACAGAAGAAATTGTAAAAAAGAATAGGAATAAAACCTGTTTTGTTACAAAACGATTTTTCATACAAATGTTTTAGTTCTAATTTTACTAACGAAGTTTTCTATAAATTGTTGGACTATTCATGAAAAAAATCGTCAAAAAAATAAATCAAAAGTAAGAATACTTGTAAAATCTTGTGCTAAAATCAATAGAAACTTATAAGTTTGTATAAACTACTATTTTATGGAAAAACCAGTTTTACATTTAGAAAATGCCGATATTTATCAAAGAGATAATTTAGTACTGTCTAAAGTAAATTTAACCATCAATAAAGGTGATTTTTATTATTTAATTGGTAAAACAGGGAGTGGTAAGAGTAGTTTAATGAAAACGCTTTATGGCGATTTAAAATTGCAAAGAGGCACAGGAACTATTGTAGATTTTGATTTAAAGAAATTAAAAGAAAAAGAAATTCCGTTTTTAAGAAGAAAAATTGGTATTGTCTTTCAAGATTTTAAACTTTTAAGTGATAGAACCGTTTTTGAAAACTTAGAGTTTGTTTTAAAAGCTACTGGCTGGAAAAATAAAGAGGAAATGAAAGCTAAAATCAACCAAGTTTTAGAAAAGGTGGGTATGCAATCTCAGTACTACAAAAAAACCTTCGAACTTTCTGGAGGAGAACAACAAAGAGTGGCTATTGCAAGAGCTCTTTTAAATGATCCAGAATTAATTTTAGCAGATGAACCTACAGGTAATTTAGATCCAAAAACTTCGTTAGAGGTAATGGATTTATTGAATAAGATTCATAAAAGTGGAAAAACCATTTTAATGGCCACTCATGATTATCAGCTAATCGTAAAGTTTAAACATAATACATTAAAGGTAGAGGCAGGAGAACTTTTTGAAGTTGCCCAACAAACTACAGTTTAGTAAAAATAAATTTTTGAGTAAAAAGAAAATTTTTGTTGCAGTTACTAACGATATTTCTACAGATTATCGAGTGCACAAAATTTGCAATTATTTAATCTCTAAAAATTATGATGTTACTGTTTACGGTAGAGTTTTGCCAAATACTATTCAAGTTGATAGAGCTTATAAAATTGTAAGAAAGAAACACTTTTTTAATCATAATTTTCTTTTTTATGCCGAATTTAATATAAGATTGTTCTTCACTTTACTTTTTACAAAAACCAATATTATTCTTGCTAATGATTTAGATACTTTACCTGCTTGTTTTTGTGCATGTCGTTTAAAAAATGTAGAATTAGTTTATGACAGTCATGAACTTTTTTCTGAAGGTCCAGAACTGCAAGGAAGAACTTTTGTGCAAAGTTTTTGGAGAAAATTGGAAGACTATTTCCTGCCAAGAATTAAGAAATCTTATACTGTAAGCGAATCTATTGTAGATTTTTATAATGATAAGTATCGAAATCAAATGGGTTTAATTAGAAACATTCCCTTAAAAAATGATATTGCAGATGTTATAGAAGTTTCATTTCCCTCACAAAATAAAACCATTTTATATCAGGGAGTATTAAATCCAGGAAGAGGTTTAAAACCTATGATTAAGGCCTTACATTATGTAGAGGATTTAGATTTAATTATTATTGGTTATGGTAAAGTAGAAGAGGAGCTTAAACAGTTTGTAAACGAAGAAAATATGCAAAGTAGAGTGCATTTTTTAGGCAGAGTAGCAAGAGAAAAATTATTCAATTATACCCAGAAAGCAACCTTGGGTATGGTTTTAGAAGAACCTTTGGGTTTAAGTTTTACATATGCTCTACCTAACAAATTATTCGATTATATTCATGCAGAAATACCTATAATTGCAGGTAAGCTTCCTGAAGTAGAAAGAATAATAAACGAATATAATGTAGGTGTTTTAGTTGATGATTATCAACCAGAAACCATAGCAAAAACTATAAAAGAACTATTGAACAACAAACAAATGTTAGCCCAAATAAAAACAAATCAACAGAAAGCAAAAGAAATTCTTTGCTGGGAAAAAGAGCAGCAAAAGTTAGATCAATATTTTTAAACCTTTACATGATCACTCCAAAAATTTCCATAATAATTCCTGTTTTTAATAATCTTTCTGGATTAATAAAAACTGTAGAAAGTATTCAAAACCAAATCTTTAAAAACTTTGAAGTTTGGATTATGGATGGTGGTTCATCATTAGAAACTCAGAATTATTTAAGTAATTTAGAAAAACCATTCTACTATCAATCTAGAGTAGATAATGGTATTTATGATGCTATGAATAAAGGAGTAGCTTTAGCCAAAGGTGAGTGGTTGTATTTTTTAGGCTCAGGAGATATTTTTTTTGATGACACTGTTTTATCTTCAATTTTTGATATTAAAGAACCTATTTCTGAACATATAATTGCTGGTAAAGTGGTTTATGAAGGAGCAACAAGTGCGTTTGTTTATAATGCCAAGAAAAAGGTAAAAGAAGCAGATTGGTCTAGATTTATGTGGATCAGAAATGGCTTGCATCATCAAAGTTCGTTCTATAAAAAAGAACTGTTTGACTCTTTAATTTATCAATTAAAATATCCTGTATTGGCTGATTATTGGTTAAATTTATATTTATATAAAATGGGTTTTACATGTAAAATTATAAATAGCGTTGTTGCTAAGTGTAATTCAGATGGAGTTTCAAAATCAGGAGATTGGTCAATTTATCAGGAAGAAATACAATTAAAAACAGATTTAAGTTCTCTTGCTTTTAAACCCTTTTATTATACAATCGCAAAAATTAAATACCTTTTCCGTAAAAGATTAAATGAGTAATAGAACAGAAATAGCCACTCTAATTGTAGAAAGATTAGAAACCGAAAAAACTCGGTTAATAGCTGATTATGCAAAAACAAAAAATACAATTGGTTTTTTTTATATTGATGATCTTTTACCAAAGGATTTAGCTCAAAAGATTTACAAAAATTTCCCTGATTTATCACTAACCAAAGAGCGTAAAAGCATTAGAGAGCACAAATATGTAGCTTTTCAAATGAATAAATATGCATCTATTTTAGAAGAAGTTATATACGCATTTCAAGATAGTAGAGTAGTTGCTAAAATTTCAGAGATCTGTACTATTGATAATATTCTACCTGATGAAAAATTGTATGCAGGTGGTTTATCTTTAATGGCTAAAGGCAATCATTTAAGTCCGCATTTAGATAACTCTCATGATAAAGACAGGCAACTTTGGCGTGTTTTAAATTTACTGTATTACGTAACTCCAAATTGGGAATTACAAAATGGAGGGAATTTAGAATTATGGCCTAAAGGATTAAAAAGTAAACCTATTACTATAGAAAGTAAATTTAACAGATTGGTAATTATGGCAACCCATCAAAAATCTTGGCATTCTGTAAACAAGGTTTTGCTAGATGAGGTAAGGTGTTGTGTTTCTAATTATTATTTTTCTAAAAAACCGTTGTTAAAAGACGAT belongs to Polaribacter dokdonensis and includes:
- a CDS encoding 2OG-Fe(II) oxygenase; translated protein: MSNRTEIATLIVERLETEKTRLIADYAKTKNTIGFFYIDDLLPKDLAQKIYKNFPDLSLTKERKSIREHKYVAFQMNKYASILEEVIYAFQDSRVVAKISEICTIDNILPDEKLYAGGLSLMAKGNHLSPHLDNSHDKDRQLWRVLNLLYYVTPNWELQNGGNLELWPKGLKSKPITIESKFNRLVIMATHQKSWHSVNKVLLDEVRCCVSNYYFSKKPLLKDDDFHVTTFRGRPSQKIKDVVLKLDNGLRSSVRKFFKKGIRENPHQYKK